GCGAGCAACCCGTCTTCCGCGAGTGCTTCGGACTTTTATGAGGGGATGCCTCAGGCTCAAGCCACCAGGGCCAAGAGTGCCAAGCCCCTGCCGCGCACCCCATGGGAGGGCCGCATGGGCCGGCGTGTACTCCAAGCGGCTGCGCGGCTTCTCCACCCGCTTGGCTCACGGCTCGGGCGGCCCCCATTAGACTTCCTCGAACCTCGTGCCTGTGGCGCCCATGCGCTCCAAGGCGTCCTTGATCTCCCCGGAGACGAGCAGCGTGCCCGTCCACCCCTCGGGACGGAACACCTGGGCGCTTCCCACCTTCGCCTTGTCGATACGCAGTTCGTACATGATGGAATACCGCCGGATTCCGTGAAGCACTCCCTCTTCGGGCGTCCAACGATCGAACCTGGAAGCCTTTTCGTCGATGCAGTCGATGACGCGCGTGGCAACGAGGATGAGGTACTGATCCGGTTGGCCCTCCACATCCACGGGGATCAGTTGCACATCATCCGGGGCCAGCTCTGCGAAGATGGACGCGACCCGGACATGGACCACCGGGAGGCCAACACCCGCTTCTGTGTAGTCCAGCGGCGTGCCCGCAGTCTCGATGGCGATTCTCAAGCGACCCTGGATGTGAACGGGTTCCCCGTACCTAAACTGCCGGTCGTCCACTTGCTGGCCGTGACTGTCCATCGGCGTGTCGAGGTGCCATCGGTGCGGGACGTACACATCATCGGCGAGCTTGAAAAAACGCTTGGGCATGGGCACCCCCTCTAGCGCGGTTACTGCTGGGTGACGAGCCGGTTCAGTTCTGTTCCCGGGGTGGCGATTTGCTTGGCCAGTCTTCGGAGTTGGTCGGTCAGCGCCGCGCGGCACTCCACGACGCTGCGACAGGTCGCCGTTGCATCGTCCAGCGCCTCATGGACGATCTCGTGATACCGCTTGGGGTGCGGCCCGTAGTGCCCCTGGAGAGGCATCGTGTTCGCCGGGTCGTCCAGCGTCATCCCCGCTCTTGCGAAAATCTTCCGGAACCTGGGAGTCCACGGGCCGCCGCGCGTGGTGGACGTGTCGTTGCAGATGGTGGCGATGTGGTGCGTCTCGATGCAGGGGCTCGTGCCGCCACTGCCACTCGCCCCCATCGTCATCGCGGTGGCGGCCACCGTCACGGTCACCCCCTCCGCCGTCAGCGCGATCTCCTCCACCGCGCCCAACGCGGGCAGCGGGATTTTTGGCTGGCGGATGAAAGGTGGTGACCCCTGCCATCAGGGGCAGACGCCTGTCACCAGCCGCTCCCAGGGATGGCGTCCCTGCGTCGCCTCACCCGGGCAGCCTTGATTTCATAAAGCCTTGAAACCGGTGAGGATGGTCTGGGGCGCACGGCACCGCGCCGTCCAGGCATGGAAGGTGCATCGGGGGTGAATGTCCTGACACACCGCCCTTCCACGCCGACTTTCCTCCGGAGTTTGCCATGCGCGTCGCCCCCTCTCCTCAGCCCGTCGTGAACCGGTCCTCCGATACCCTTCCGATGACGAGGGAGGCCCTGCAGATCGAGCAGGTCAAGACCAAGACCCAGGACCGGCTGAACAACCTCAGCCAGTCCCTGAAGAACGACGCTTGGGGCGGGCCCCCGTCGATGTTCCAGAACATGTCGGACAAGATCGTCAACGACGGTGCCCGCGAGATTCAGCAGATCCGCAATGGCGGCGGTGCCACCCTCGAAAACTTGAAGCCAACACGTTCCATGATTCCTCCGATGCCGACGGAGACCCTGCAGGTCGAGCAGGTCAAGACCAAGACCCAGGACCGGCTGAAGGACTTCGGTGAGTCCCTGAGGAACACCACCTGGGGCGGGCCCGCCTCGATGATTCAGAACATCGAGGACAAAATCATCAACGACGGTGCCCTCGAGATTCAGCAGCTCCGCGATGGCGGCCAGTCCTTCGAGAGTCTCCCGGAACTCCCGCAGGATCTCTCGCTGCCGGAAGCCACGCTTCCGATGACGCGGGAGGACCTGCAGGTCGAGCAGGTCAAGACCAAGACCCAGGACCGGCTGAAGGACTTCGGCGAGTCCCTGAGGAACAACGCCTGGGGCGGGCCCGTCTCGATGATCCAGAACATCGAGGACAAGATCATCAACGACGGTACCCGCGAGATTCAGCAGCTCCGCAACGGCGGCCCCAGCGGCCTCACGGGCCAGTTCTGACAAGGCCCTCCCTCACGTCCCCGGGTTCGGTCAAGGAGCGTGCGATCTCCTGCAGCTCCTGGCTGTTGAAGGGCTTCCTCAACTCCACCAGGTGCTCCGTTCCGAACTCCCGGACGATGTCCTCCCAGGAGTAATCGGAGTACGCCGAGCAGAGCACCACCGGCTGCGAGGGCGCCACCTTGCGCAGGTGCCGCAACGTCTCCAGCCCATTCCAGCCAGGCGGCATGCGGTAGTCCAGGAAGACCATGGCATACGGCCGGCCGGTGGACACGGCCTCCTGGACCTTGGCGAACCCCTCCTGCCCCTGGAAGGCCGAGTCCAATTCGAACGTGGGCATGACCACTTTCTCCTCGGAGGCCTCCGGACCAAAGAGCGCCTCCTCCAGCAAGTCCAGCTCCTGTTTGCCCTCACTCGGCTCCGGACAGAGGATCCGGTAGAAATCCGTGTGGATGGCCTCGGAGTCGTCGATGACCAGAATCCGTTTCTTATCCATGGGTGGGCTCGCTCTCGCGCTGGGGCGCTGCGGGGAGATCCAGGATGAACGCAGCCCCCTGCCCCACCCCCTCACTCTGAACGGACAAGGAGCCCCCGAGCTCCTGGGCGGCCAGCGCGCTGGAGTGTAGACCAAAGCCGTGCCCCTCCTCGCGGGTGGTAAAGCCATACTGGAAGATGCGCGTCTGCATGTCTGGGGCAATGCCAATACCGTTGTCCTGGACCTCGATGCGAATGTGCCCGGCGGAGGAGCGTGCCAGCTTCAGCGTCATCCGGCGCTCGTCTTGAGGCACCGCTTCCAAGGCGTACTTGGCATTGCTGATCAGGTTGACCAGGATCATCAGCACCTTGTGCTTCTCGGTCAAGACGGGCGGCAACGGCTCGAGGCTCCGCTCCACCTTCACCGCGTGGCGGCCGAGCGCGGCCAGGTTGATGCGCAGGGCGTCCTCCACCAGCTCCTGGAGATTGACGGGCTCCAAGAGCTGGGGCGTCCGCGCGTAGCGCTGCTGCAGCTTGACGATGGCGCCGATGTGCTCGGTGTGCCGGCTGACATCCCCCATCAGGACTTGAAGCGCCTGCCCCTCGTCCTGCATGTGCTTTCCCAACCGGCTCAGGAAGGGAAGCACATTCTGCCCGCGCTTATCCTGCGTGAGGAAGGTGGCAAGGTCCGCCTGGTGCTGCTCACACAGGGACACCACCCGGCTCAGGCGGTCGAACTTCAGCCCGGTCAGCCGTTGCCTGGCCAGCATGGCCGCGGTGGTGACGCTGTTGAGCACGTTGCCGACATTGTGAAGGACGTTGGTGGCGACCTCCGCCCTGCCCACTTGGCGCGCGGTGTCCAGGAGCTTGCGGTGGAGTTGCTTGAGCTCCAGGGTGCGCTCCTCGACGCGCAGCTCCAGCCCCTCGTTGGCCTGCTTCAGGGCCTCCTCGCGCCGCTGCACCTCGGCGGCCATGAGCTGGAAGCCTTGGGCCAGCTGCCCCAGCTCGTCCTCGCGCGAGGTGTCCATCTGGAGCTTGAAGTCGCCGGACGCCACCGTGGTGGTGGCTTGCGTGAGGCTCAGCAGCGGACGGGTGATCTGCGCCCGCAGCACCCAGTACATGATGGCCAGCTCCAGGAGCAGGGACAGCACGCCGAACAGCAGGACATAGCGCGCCGCCTGGAATGCCGCCGAGGTCACCTGGTGCTCCGGCAGCACCGTGACGAAATTCCACCCGGGGCCCCGTATCACGGAAATGGCCGCGTACTCCCCCTGCTCGGGGATTTCCTGCACGTTTTCGCGCGGCGCGCGGTTCTTCACCCGGTCGAAGATGTTCTTCAGGTGGACTTGCTCCTCCTCGGAGCTGAACTTCGGGGTGGCGTCCCCGCGTGGTCCGGGCGGACGCAGGATGTTGTAACCCTCCGTGGCACCCTCCATGTTCAGCGCGGGGTGGGCGATGACCTGGCCATCATCACGGAAGAGGATGTTGTACGCGCCTGGCAACTGATTGTGGAGGGTGCGGTCCATCAGCTCCTCAAGCAGGATGTCGTGGCTGATCGTCGCGACGTGGCGCCCGTCCACGTCCACAGGCGTGGACGCCGACACCATCCAGAGCTTGGCGGTCGGCTCCACGAAGATGCCAGTCCACACCGGCTGCCTCCGCGCGTTGTGCTCGGGCGTGCTGAGGCTGAAGAGCTCGAAGGGGAGCACCGAGAAAGTGGCCTCGACCTCATGGCAAAAGGCCGGCTTCTCCGGCCAGAAGCTCACGAACGCTCCGCTCGGAAACGTGATGTAGGTATTCTTGAAACGAACGAGGAACGCAGGCCCATACTGGGAGAGCACGTCATACGAAGCCAGGATCGTCCTGCGGAGCGCTGCGTCGGGCTGTACCCCCTTGGGGATGAAGACACAGGGCATCTTCGTGCCATCGAACCGTTCGGGCCGGTCACGGATGGAGCCGTCTGGCAGTGGCTGGAACAGACTGTCGAAACGCGCGCCCGGATCCTCCTGGCCCAGGCCCTGGAGCCGCTCCGTCAGCACCTGCCGGAGGAGGCGCTGGTTGTCCTCCGCGAGCACGAAGATGGCCTGCTCCCGCTGGCTGCGCTCCGAAACGTGCCCCTCCAGCCGGACCAAGGCCTCGGCGCGCAAGGAGTTGAACATGTGGAGGTAGCTGAAGAGGGTGCTCAGGGCGATGATGACCGCGATGCGCACCCCCATCTTGATGAGCGTCGAGCGGGCCAGGGAGGAGTGAATTCTGGACATGGGAGCCTGCTATCTCCGGGAAAACACTCAGCTTTCCGGGATTGTAGCATGTATTCTAGCCCCCGCCGCTGCCTCCCCACCGTTCCCCTTCAATCGATAGACGCGCTGGTACTACTCCAAGAGGCCGGTGGGGAGGCCATCCAGACTGACTTGGTTCTTTTCCCGCCAATAGTCTTCAATGCCTTCCACACCCTTGGCTCTGGCCCAAGCGTCCATCTGGGGGCGTTCTTCCTGATACTCAAAGAGCGGCACCCCGTAGCCGCATGAGGTTTGAACCAGGTCGAAGTCCAAGTGAACCATCTGCCGTGCCCCGAGCGGAGCAATCCCTTCGAAGTGCTCTCTCAGCCGGTGGGCGAATTCGGAACTGTCACGGTGGATCACGCGTCCCCTGCCATAGAGGCGCATGATCAGGGGGGGCCCGGCCATGGCGCAGAACATGATTGTCAAACGGCCATCCGCTTTGAGGTGCGCAGCGGTCTCGTTGCCGCTTCCGGTCCGGTCCAGATACATCACCGCGTTGTCACCCAGAACGCGGAACATGTCGGTGCTGCGCGGCGAGACGTTCACGTGCCCCGTTGGGGCTGCCGACGCAGTGAAGAACAGGTGCTGCTCCGCGATGAAACGATGGTGATGCGCTTCGAGCCGCGGGAACTGCTTTGCCATTCATACACCATGCCATTCTTGAACAAGGCGGAGCCAGCGTGTTCCAGCCGCACAGAAAACGCGTTTAAAGGAGGCCCAGATCATTGCAGCCTGTGTGGAATGAAGGAAGGCCCGCGGCCTCAATCCGTAAAGACAGTAGAGAAAGGAATACCGAGTCTATTGGGGAAGCAGGCGCCTGAAGCGGCGTACTTTTCTGCATAATTCGCTTGGCTCGGGCCTCCTTCATATTGTGAAAAGATGGGAATGAAGATCGGCAGATACGAGATCATCCGCAAGCTGGCGATGGGGGGCATGGCCGAAGTCTTCCTGGCCAAGGCCGCCGGTCCTCTGGGCTTCGAGAAGACGTTGGTGCTCAAGCGCATCCTCCCGCACCTGGCGGACGAGCCCACCTTCGTGGAGATGTTTCTCGCCGAGGCCAAGCTGGTCGCGCACCTGACCCATCCCAACATTGTCCAGATCTTCGACTTCGGCGAGGCGGACAACGCGTACTTCCTGGCCATGGAGTACATCGATGGCCCGAACCTGCGCACGCTCATCAAGCGCGCCATCGCGCTCGACCATCCCTTGTCCCCTGCCATTTGCGCGAAGATCGTCGCGGCGGCGTGCGAAGGTCTGGCCTACGCCCACGACTTCCGGGATCCGGTCACCCAGAATCCCATGGGCCTCATTCACCGCGACATCAGCCCGGACAACATCATGCTGTCGCGGCAGGGCACGGTGAAGGTGGCGGACTTCGGCATCGCCAAGGCCGCGGGCTACGGTCCTCAGACGCAAGAGGGCGTCCTCAAGGGCAAGCTCGCCTACATGGCGCCGGAGCAGCTCAAGGCAGCCCCCCTGGACCGGCGAGCCGACGTCTACGCGCTGGGCATCGTTCTCTACGAGCTGCTCACCCGCTGCAAGCCCTTCGAGGCAACGACGGACGCCTCCCTCATGCGGGCGATCCTTTTCGAGGAGTTCGTTCCCGCCCAGGAGCGGCGCCCGGATCTCCCGGAGCCCCTGCAGCGGATTCTGGCCCGCGCGGTGGCACGCGAGCGTGATCAGCGCTACCCGGACTGTTTTGCCCTGCAGACAGACCTGGAACGCTTCGTCCTCGCCACCGGCGAGCCGTTGAGCAGCTTCTCCGTCTCGCGCCTCATCACCCAGCTGGGCCTCGAGCCCCAGGAGAGCGCGCCGTCCCCCAAACGGGAGGAGCGCACCCTTCATACCAATGCCCTGCGCGCCATCCTGGAGCCTGGGCAGCAGGAAGCGGCCCCCACGGAGCCTGCCACGCCCACCCCCGGGGGCCTCCTTCGGCCGGAGCTCAAGACGGCCCGGATCTCCAAGCCCGAGCACAAGGCGCTCTCCGCGGGAACCAACGCCCCCCTCGCCCCCTCCGCGCGCACGTCCGGGATCACCAGTGCCGGAAAGCCGAAAACCCCTCCGCCGGTCCCGTCCGCGGAGGACCTGGATGACATCGCCCAGTTCGAAGCCTCGCTGCGCAGCTCGGTCCGCCGGAGGCAGTGGCTGTTGCCCACCCTTCTCATCTTGACGGCGGTGGGAGGCGGCGGTCATTACCTCTGGCGCCACGGCGCGCTCCCCTTTCTGGCTGCCTCCTCGGCCGAAGCCGCCGTTGTGGCAACTCCCGAGTCCTCCGCCGAAGAGACCGCTCCCTCTCCTGCCCCCTCGGAAGCGCTCTTCGCGTCTCCTCAGCCCCTCATGGCGCAAGACGGACAGCCCGCTTCCGCTGGCGCGGCACCGGCCAGCGCGCCCACTCCCGAGGAAGCGAAGCCCGGCCTTCGCAGTGCCCCCGCCAAGAGCGGACTGGTCGACTTCCGCTTGGCCTCCGCCACCCGCGTCCTCCTCAATGGACAGGATGTGGGAGTCACTCCCTTCATGCCGCTGGAAATTCCCGAAGGCCGGCACACCGTCCGCTTCATCAATGCGAAGCTGGACAAGGACGTCACCCGTACCATCTCGGTCAAAGCGGGCCGCACGTACGTCCTGAAATACAACCTCAACACGAATTGAGGCAGCCCCCCATGGACGAGCCGCTGGAGGGACAGCGGTAAGCGGCCGAGGCGTTCGCCGAGGCGGGCTAGAAGAATTTAGGAGGGACAGCGTGTACGCTCGTATCGCGCATGCTGAACATTCCAGGGTACAGGGTTCTGGGCACGATTCGTGGGACGGGCTCGAACGTGCTGTTCCAGGCGGTGCGTGAGGCCGATGGCCTGCCCGTCATCATCAAGACGCCGATGGCCCCCTCCCCGGGGCCACAGGAGCGTGAGCGGTACCGCCGGGAGTTCGGCATCCTTCAGCGGCTGCGGGACGTGCGCGGGGTGGCCAGGCCCTATGCCTGTGAGCGGCTTCACGAGCGGCCCGTGTTGCTGCTGGAACGGGTCCAGGGCGCGTCGCTCGCCGAGTCCACCGGCCAGCCGATGGAGCTCTCCCTGCTCCTGCGCCTGGCCATCTCCTTGGCCTCGACGCTGGCGGAGATCCACCATCGCCATGTCATCCACAAGGACATCAAGCCCTCCAACATCATCCTCGAGCCGTCGGGAGAAGGGCGGCTGATCGACTTCGGGGTGGCCACGCTGCAGAAGGTGGAGCACCTCGATGCGGCCCCCCCTCCCATCATCGAGGGAACGCTGGCGTACATGTCGCCCGAGCAGACGGGACGGATGAACCGGGGGCTGGATTACCGCACCGACTTCTACTCCCTGGGCATCACGCTCTACGAGCTGTTGACGGGGAAGCGGCCGTTTCACGGGCGGGACGCGCTGGAATGGTTCCACGCGCACATGGCCCAGGTCCCGGTGCCACCGCTCGAGCTCAACCCGGAGGTGCCGCCGGCGCTGTCGGCCATCGTGCTGAAGCTGTTGGCCAAGGCCGCGGAGGACCGCTACCAGAGCGCCGAGGGGCTCAAGGCCGACCTGGAGCGGTGCAGGGAGGCGCTGGGAGAGAAACGGC
The Stigmatella aurantiaca genome window above contains:
- a CDS encoding imm11 family protein, yielding MPKRFFKLADDVYVPHRWHLDTPMDSHGQQVDDRQFRYGEPVHIQGRLRIAIETAGTPLDYTEAGVGLPVVHVRVASIFAELAPDDVQLIPVDVEGQPDQYLILVATRVIDCIDEKASRFDRWTPEEGVLHGIRRYSIMYELRIDKAKVGSAQVFRPEGWTGTLLVSGEIKDALERMGATGTRFEEV
- a CDS encoding AHH domain-containing protein gives rise to the protein MEEIALTAEGVTVTVAATAMTMGASGSGGTSPCIETHHIATICNDTSTTRGGPWTPRFRKIFARAGMTLDDPANTMPLQGHYGPHPKRYHEIVHEALDDATATCRSVVECRAALTDQLRRLAKQIATPGTELNRLVTQQ
- a CDS encoding response regulator, translated to MDKKRILVIDDSEAIHTDFYRILCPEPSEGKQELDLLEEALFGPEASEEKVVMPTFELDSAFQGQEGFAKVQEAVSTGRPYAMVFLDYRMPPGWNGLETLRHLRKVAPSQPVVLCSAYSDYSWEDIVREFGTEHLVELRKPFNSQELQEIARSLTEPGDVREGLVRTGP
- a CDS encoding ATP-binding protein yields the protein MSRIHSSLARSTLIKMGVRIAVIIALSTLFSYLHMFNSLRAEALVRLEGHVSERSQREQAIFVLAEDNQRLLRQVLTERLQGLGQEDPGARFDSLFQPLPDGSIRDRPERFDGTKMPCVFIPKGVQPDAALRRTILASYDVLSQYGPAFLVRFKNTYITFPSGAFVSFWPEKPAFCHEVEATFSVLPFELFSLSTPEHNARRQPVWTGIFVEPTAKLWMVSASTPVDVDGRHVATISHDILLEELMDRTLHNQLPGAYNILFRDDGQVIAHPALNMEGATEGYNILRPPGPRGDATPKFSSEEEQVHLKNIFDRVKNRAPRENVQEIPEQGEYAAISVIRGPGWNFVTVLPEHQVTSAAFQAARYVLLFGVLSLLLELAIMYWVLRAQITRPLLSLTQATTTVASGDFKLQMDTSREDELGQLAQGFQLMAAEVQRREEALKQANEGLELRVEERTLELKQLHRKLLDTARQVGRAEVATNVLHNVGNVLNSVTTAAMLARQRLTGLKFDRLSRVVSLCEQHQADLATFLTQDKRGQNVLPFLSRLGKHMQDEGQALQVLMGDVSRHTEHIGAIVKLQQRYARTPQLLEPVNLQELVEDALRINLAALGRHAVKVERSLEPLPPVLTEKHKVLMILVNLISNAKYALEAVPQDERRMTLKLARSSAGHIRIEVQDNGIGIAPDMQTRIFQYGFTTREEGHGFGLHSSALAAQELGGSLSVQSEGVGQGAAFILDLPAAPQRESEPTHG
- a CDS encoding pyridoxamine 5'-phosphate oxidase family protein; the protein is MAKQFPRLEAHHHRFIAEQHLFFTASAAPTGHVNVSPRSTDMFRVLGDNAVMYLDRTGSGNETAAHLKADGRLTIMFCAMAGPPLIMRLYGRGRVIHRDSSEFAHRLREHFEGIAPLGARQMVHLDFDLVQTSCGYGVPLFEYQEERPQMDAWARAKGVEGIEDYWREKNQVSLDGLPTGLLE
- a CDS encoding serine/threonine protein kinase, yielding MKIGRYEIIRKLAMGGMAEVFLAKAAGPLGFEKTLVLKRILPHLADEPTFVEMFLAEAKLVAHLTHPNIVQIFDFGEADNAYFLAMEYIDGPNLRTLIKRAIALDHPLSPAICAKIVAAACEGLAYAHDFRDPVTQNPMGLIHRDISPDNIMLSRQGTVKVADFGIAKAAGYGPQTQEGVLKGKLAYMAPEQLKAAPLDRRADVYALGIVLYELLTRCKPFEATTDASLMRAILFEEFVPAQERRPDLPEPLQRILARAVARERDQRYPDCFALQTDLERFVLATGEPLSSFSVSRLITQLGLEPQESAPSPKREERTLHTNALRAILEPGQQEAAPTEPATPTPGGLLRPELKTARISKPEHKALSAGTNAPLAPSARTSGITSAGKPKTPPPVPSAEDLDDIAQFEASLRSSVRRRQWLLPTLLILTAVGGGGHYLWRHGALPFLAASSAEAAVVATPESSAEETAPSPAPSEALFASPQPLMAQDGQPASAGAAPASAPTPEEAKPGLRSAPAKSGLVDFRLASATRVLLNGQDVGVTPFMPLEIPEGRHTVRFINAKLDKDVTRTISVKAGRTYVLKYNLNTN